In Candidatus Rokuibacteriota bacterium, a genomic segment contains:
- a CDS encoding VCBS repeat-containing protein — MIRSAVRATAWFAAALFFLAGATGLARGQAEPLPFKLLAEQLVALFPEVVADVVEVQGGKVTISVGRRGGLQPGVQMVLFREGRELRHPKSGEVLGRVEEQRGRVVVDETFDTYSTASVIEGSGARPGDKVRVSAGKIKLTVLKLVSGLKEDLAEAAVRAVVEELGRTGRFQVEFGDRVSVWLSQRAVTDQEFLAGTGVREALERFRIGHLLVLGFSKVGKRPYMEVRLFSGLRAESVLTTSLFVPPSVKPPVARQYSSTADARTPAPRAQQGSLLARMLGWNRDPGTYSAGAESMPVREVARFGFAVRTMDVAVAPADGIARLVLADDGGKIFLYRLVGQTLEPEWAYERRSIGRILSLQLADLDGDGSLEVVVNRQDPGVGMLSQVIAARNGQPEPVAQDIPLILLAVDEKGEGVKRGLWGQMYSRDKMFTPGHAERLVLKDGELTSAGRVPVPHAFRATGATLSNIADKSLRALVFVDAEQRLQIAVHGEERWRSAIAVGGGYTLGEIQEGLSGMITSRYFKMEPSPVAVDLDQDGVEEIVVPVNQGESGLLAVVFRGPAGYRIQVVNAGLQGAITSIGVASSRENTPSLVASLVRFTGILQRSGETQIIMTIPE, encoded by the coding sequence ATGATCAGGAGCGCCGTTAGGGCGACAGCCTGGTTCGCGGCAGCACTGTTTTTCCTCGCCGGCGCCACCGGCTTGGCGCGCGGCCAGGCGGAGCCTCTCCCGTTCAAGCTGCTGGCCGAACAGCTCGTGGCCCTTTTCCCGGAGGTGGTGGCCGACGTAGTCGAGGTCCAGGGAGGAAAGGTCACGATTTCTGTCGGCCGGCGCGGAGGGCTCCAGCCGGGCGTGCAGATGGTGCTGTTTCGCGAGGGGCGTGAGCTGCGGCACCCGAAGAGCGGGGAGGTTCTGGGACGAGTGGAGGAGCAGCGCGGCCGGGTCGTGGTTGACGAGACGTTTGACACCTACTCGACGGCGAGCGTGATCGAGGGAAGCGGGGCGCGGCCAGGGGACAAGGTGCGCGTGTCAGCAGGGAAAATCAAGCTTACGGTTCTGAAGCTCGTGTCCGGCCTGAAAGAAGACCTCGCCGAAGCCGCCGTACGCGCGGTAGTCGAGGAGTTGGGACGCACCGGGCGGTTCCAGGTGGAGTTCGGGGACCGGGTGAGCGTCTGGCTGTCTCAGCGGGCGGTCACAGACCAGGAATTCCTCGCTGGCACCGGGGTTCGGGAGGCCCTGGAACGCTTCCGGATCGGTCATCTCCTGGTCCTGGGCTTTAGCAAGGTCGGGAAGCGACCGTACATGGAGGTCCGCCTGTTTTCCGGTCTCCGTGCAGAATCGGTGCTGACCACGTCGCTCTTTGTTCCGCCATCCGTGAAGCCGCCGGTGGCCCGTCAGTACTCCTCGACGGCTGACGCGAGGACCCCAGCTCCCCGGGCCCAGCAAGGCTCGCTCCTGGCGCGAATGCTCGGGTGGAACCGCGACCCCGGGACGTACTCCGCCGGAGCAGAGTCGATGCCGGTCCGCGAAGTGGCGCGCTTCGGCTTCGCGGTCCGGACCATGGACGTGGCCGTCGCCCCGGCGGACGGGATTGCGCGGCTGGTTCTTGCCGACGACGGGGGCAAGATTTTCCTCTACCGCCTCGTCGGCCAGACCCTGGAGCCCGAGTGGGCGTACGAGCGGCGCAGCATCGGTCGGATCCTGAGCCTCCAGCTCGCCGATCTGGACGGTGATGGGAGCCTGGAGGTCGTGGTCAACCGGCAGGATCCGGGGGTGGGGATGCTCTCGCAGGTGATCGCAGCACGAAACGGTCAGCCTGAACCGGTCGCCCAGGACATTCCGCTGATCCTCCTCGCGGTGGACGAGAAGGGCGAAGGGGTCAAGCGCGGGCTGTGGGGGCAAATGTACAGCCGCGACAAGATGTTTACGCCGGGACACGCCGAGCGGCTTGTGCTCAAGGATGGCGAACTAACCTCCGCCGGTCGGGTCCCTGTGCCCCATGCGTTCCGGGCGACGGGGGCGACGCTCTCGAACATCGCTGACAAAAGCCTCCGGGCGCTGGTCTTCGTGGACGCCGAGCAGCGGCTGCAGATCGCGGTCCACGGTGAGGAGCGGTGGCGATCCGCGATCGCAGTGGGTGGGGGCTACACGCTCGGCGAGATCCAGGAGGGCTTGTCCGGGATGATCACCTCTCGGTATTTCAAGATGGAGCCGTCCCCTGTCGCCGTAGACCTGGACCAGGACGGGGTGGAGGAGATCGTCGTCCCCGTGAACCAGGGGGAGAGTGGCCTTCTGGCGGTGGTCTTCCGCGGGCCGGCGGGCTATCGAATCCAGGTGGTGAACGCTGGCCTCCAGGGCGCGATTACGTCGATCGGTGTCGCCTCGTCGCGGGAGAACACGCCTTCGCTCGTCGCCTCACTCGTCAGGTTCACGGGAATCCTGCAGCGTTCTGGGGAGACGCAGATCATCATGACAATCCCGGAGTGA
- a CDS encoding porin, translating to MRRYLVLALAVLTLLGLLSPPALAQAPAPKVTINGLLDFVTQWDKNLQDGDTTNRETEWWSRQRGRFDFKGEVGKGNVVWGVEMDFANGNTPRAHGGTSAGFDLDTDVAGVIETKWLYLEFPLTGPGSILPFIQVPTIARGGGQPFRNHDFKLGMLASVGDFGGLNLVTTFSPEIRNIFTFAQIEELNSGREGGFTSNRDSWAIIDSLEVTPWKGFTVKPTVSYAEFGGNNQGSASLGTTPRGGFNVGADRLWRATVGGDLEWKSGPWLLEPTFHYQFGEQRLPVATRAATGETEADIRAWIVDIIGGWRSGPLNLQARFTYTSGNDADECVQTIAGVCRGGSDINYYEPINPGFGYYALWTEIWTGVFEYLNAGPSGASRGRERSIGFDKYGLIAGGVKATYSLTPAFSLFGIVQPSWTAEKVDTNGAVTANGITPADAKGDDRYLGTEIDVGINWSFAPRTTLGVVYGHLFAGEALNQCIPASASCARPRDAKDIDTVAARVRFTF from the coding sequence GGACTTTGTCACGCAGTGGGATAAGAACCTGCAGGACGGAGACACGACCAACCGCGAAACGGAGTGGTGGTCCCGCCAGCGCGGTCGCTTCGATTTCAAGGGCGAGGTCGGAAAGGGCAACGTCGTGTGGGGCGTCGAGATGGACTTCGCGAACGGTAACACGCCGCGGGCCCACGGGGGCACGAGCGCGGGCTTCGACCTCGACACCGACGTGGCGGGAGTTATCGAGACGAAGTGGCTCTACCTCGAGTTCCCGCTGACGGGACCGGGGTCGATCCTGCCCTTCATCCAGGTCCCGACCATCGCCCGCGGGGGCGGCCAGCCATTCAGGAACCATGACTTTAAGCTCGGCATGCTGGCCTCGGTCGGGGACTTCGGGGGCTTGAACCTCGTGACGACCTTTTCCCCGGAGATCAGGAACATCTTTACTTTCGCCCAGATCGAGGAACTGAACTCGGGACGCGAGGGCGGGTTCACCAGCAACCGGGATAGCTGGGCGATCATCGATAGCCTCGAGGTCACGCCCTGGAAGGGGTTCACGGTCAAGCCCACCGTCTCCTACGCGGAGTTTGGAGGCAACAACCAGGGGAGTGCCAGCCTTGGGACGACTCCGCGAGGCGGGTTTAACGTCGGCGCGGACCGCCTCTGGCGGGCTACCGTTGGCGGCGACCTCGAATGGAAGTCCGGGCCGTGGCTGCTGGAGCCGACGTTCCACTACCAGTTCGGCGAGCAGCGGCTTCCAGTTGCCACTCGGGCCGCCACCGGTGAAACTGAAGCGGATATCAGGGCCTGGATCGTGGACATCATCGGCGGCTGGCGCTCGGGTCCCCTGAACCTCCAGGCCCGCTTTACCTACACGTCCGGCAACGACGCTGACGAATGCGTCCAGACGATTGCGGGCGTGTGCAGAGGCGGGAGCGACATCAACTACTACGAACCCATCAATCCCGGGTTCGGCTACTACGCGCTCTGGACCGAGATCTGGACGGGCGTCTTCGAGTACCTCAACGCCGGCCCCTCGGGCGCGAGCCGGGGGCGGGAGCGCTCGATCGGCTTTGACAAGTATGGCCTGATTGCCGGTGGGGTGAAGGCGACGTACTCCCTGACCCCTGCGTTCTCGCTGTTCGGGATCGTTCAACCGAGCTGGACGGCCGAGAAGGTTGACACCAACGGAGCCGTCACCGCAAACGGGATCACCCCCGCCGATGCAAAGGGAGACGATAGGTACCTCGGCACGGAGATTGACGTCGGTATCAACTGGAGTTTCGCGCCGAGAACGACCCTCGGTGTGGTATACGGTCACCTCTTCGCCGGCGAGGCGCTCAATCAGTGTATCCCGGCGAGCGCTTCTTGCGCCCGGCCACGGGACGCCAAGGATATAGATACGGTCGCTGCGCGCGTCCGCTTCACGTTCTAA